GTAGCTATGAAACTGAAAGTGGCAACAAATACGCCACGAGGCACTTTCAAGAGAATAAAACCAAACGGtagaaagaaaatgctaaatcAACAGAATAATAATGGAACAGAGGCGCAGCTGACTGTGATTAGTCAGTGAAGGGTGTGTAAATAAAGGATGCTGGAAAAGGTCGTCAAACAGTTAGCACGTTTCTAAACTTCAAATGTAGGGACTCTCACTGGGGAGGATTTTGTTCTCCAAACCTAGAAAACTATGGTGAAAATGCTCAGCTGCTATGCTAACCGACGACCTCAGAGAAACCCATGATATGCTAACTAATAACCAGATAAGCGCCCCCATTTATGGACAGTCCTCATTGGTGTGTGAGTGTGTGtggaatacaaaagaaaatgagcaaCCACCATACAACTTTGAGAGGACCATAAAATAAGTGAATAACTAACACCTAGCTTTCTCATGTCTCTTTTCCTAAGGGCCATGGCAATAGCTTCAAGCAAACATTGAGAGGACCATTAAATAAGCAAATAACTAATGACTAGCTTTCTTATGTCTCTTTTCCTAAGGTCCACGGCAATAACTTTGAGCAAACATTTACAACATAAAATAGAAGAGGAACAAGAACTTACAGGATATTGATCATAGATGCAGTCCCTCCGGCCTTTGCCAGGTGACAAGGTATGAGTATGTTCCTTCACAAACTTCGTGACAACCCATTTGCCTGTATTCATTTTCCGCACCAGTATCATGGCCCTACAACCAACTCTCGTCTCTGCCCTTTGCCTGACAATTTTCTCACGTTTATCTGGCATCCTGTAGCCCTCTTTGTTGCATACGAAAGCCCGACCAATAGCCGATCCGTCACGCCTCGACCGAGAGAGTTTGCTCACCCGAATTATAAATCCTACCCGGGTAGCATATGTATTATAAAACCCATGTGCGGCCGCTTCAGAGTCAAATTCCTGACCCACATAGGGCTCATCATCTGCTGAGGGCATCGACACCGGTGGCATGGTGTCGAGAATGTCGTCCCTGTCTAACGGATCATCATTCATCTTTACCTCCACAACCTGCTCATACTCTCCTTCGACAGCACTTACGCCCACTTCATTCTCATCAACCGCCTGACTACTACTCTCAGCACCAACTGAACTCACCGTCCCATCTCTACCAAAATCGCCCACCATATCCACTGCCGAAACAAGGAAACAATCTCATAATCCGATAATAGGCACACAAATTACATAAGACGCAAGAGTTGCATTGACAAAATGCAACAAAGAACTCCATCATTCACTCGCTTCCCGAaaaccacacacacacacaaagaaCATGACCATACCCACATCGCAATAATCCCCTCCATAGACTTAATCTTGAAAAAGATTATGTGGGATACAACAACCCTCCCCCAGTGATATTTATTCGAATTACCCCCCATTAAAAAGGCAATAGGAAAAcccaaattcaagaaaatttcaCGGATTTCAGCTTCCTGTTCATGTCACGCCTCATGAAGCAATACAACCTCAAAAGGGTTCCATGACAAGGAACCTTCGACCAGAAAGATGGAACCTTTGGCAGCTTCTCGAATCAAACGggcaatcaattgcacaaagaATCTATTTTCGCAACCAGTTCAACGCAGACACCCAAGATGAAATCCAACCCACTGCTCCGACTTACTGGGTCTATATGTACTGATCTTCAAATCCCCGGTTGAACGATCGCCGTGGTGGCGGGCATGGCCACCGTCGTCCGTGCCGACGCGCCAGCGAGCGAGACACACAGAgagggaggggaagagagagaaagagagggttCACGCAGCGAATATGGGGACTCATCTGGGGCGCACGTGGCGGGCATCCATTGGCGAGCGCTCGGGAGACGAAGTCAACGGTTCTGGTCAAGCTGATGATGTCCCGACGCGTGTGAAGTGTCGTGGGACTTGCTCGCTCGAGATTGGAACCTCTCGGGTTCTATCCGGTtcagacccgacccgacccccGATGGGGAACAAAGGgagcaaaattttcaacttttgggaCCCgggtttaaattaatttttatatattattagaGTTAATACTACGAAGCCTCAAATTAacatatttgtgataaatttatttcatatcgcaaactagtatacttatgacaataaaaattataaattgaaattatgacaaatttatcatcaattaatatccgttaaattagattaataccacgaaaaataataaactagtatatttgtttATAAACGTAGGGCAATAAGCATTATGCAACTTCGCAAGTTGATAgtataatttaacaaaaactagcaaatgataaatttatcatatatgtaccaattttaagtttttttgtcAAGAGATTAGATTAtgataaattgataaattcatcataaatatatcaatttcaatttttatgatattaacccaTATTATTATTACAGGTTGGGAAGGACACCTTATTATATCTCTACATAAAAATGATGCAAATTAAACAATCATTTATAACtaaaatgaaaatcataaaagaagCAACGTTGGACTAAATTTTGTTAATGGGTTCATGTTTTCTTTGGGGAACCGAAAGTTAATTATCCCATTAGTATTTTGTTAAGGCCAAGTCCTACTTATAAtgatattgtccactttgaGTCAAAATCCatacaattttgtttttctaggtTCTCCCCAAAAGAGCCATACTTTATCTAAGTTCTCTCTGGTCTAAGCGATCACTTCCATCGATCGGGTTGTTatatatttcatttaaaataacttaattttGTGATTAACCGTAAGGACATGAGTTCTCACTTGTCTATTTACTAATCATCGTGTCAAGAAATAAGCATTTCTATCTATTAATTAATCGCCATAAAACGAAACCTAAGTGCAAGAATTATTTATCGCTTTACAAtatgggaaaaaaagagaaacaaacaattgaaataaaaaCATCACTATTACTTCCGAGAGatatattaaagaataatgattTCCGAATATTTcggattatattaaaaaataacagGAATacgtttttgttttctttttcctttttgggagaAACCTGGTCGGACGTGCAACCGGAACCAACATTAATCGACGCAAATCATCAAACAACTGGAGCGCAAGCGTTACTagcgccttctctctctctctctggcgatACTTGAAATGGCGTAATGGCGAGCACTTGGCTGCGCAATTTGCTTAGAGCTTCTTCTCTTCTCAGACCATCTTCTGCATCCGCCTCCTCCTTCAGgtactctatctctctctccctcactccGTGGCATGGTGATGAATTGAAGGCAGTGGGTGAATCCAGGAGGTAACTTAGAGGAACCAAGCTTTCTCCTTTTTAGTGTAACGAGTGAAAAGTATCGGTTTTTTTCACGCTACTGAGCTAATGGGATGCTGACGTGCTGTTACTGCTTCGGGTGATGGTTCTTTTGAGTGAAATCAGCTTCTCAAACGCGGGGGTATCGAATGTTTGGCTAACCATTCCGCCTTCCCAGTTTGATGGAATGAAGGCGAATGCATTGCTGACATATGTTCTCTCGGCTTCTTTCGGTGTGGTTCGAGTGTAAACAGCGCGACTTCATGGTAGTCTGGTTTTTGAGTGGCTTGATTGGCAGTATTGGGATGTGTAGGTGTAGTGTGCTGGAGCtctttgatgatttgaggaggAAATTGGGTGATGACTGCGTAGAATGATTTCTAGCAGTGGGGATTCTCGACTGTCGAACTGTTAATGATGGGCGGTTGAGTTTGCAGTGTGCATTCGGCTCTCGTGTTTCAGTTTGTCTCCAAAGATGCTTGCTTGTTTCATTCAGGAAAAAAGAGTGACAAAAGACTGATTCCTACCcatttggattgattgattgttttgaattttcttgatttctgGTGCTCTTCTGTAAATTATGGTCTCATACAAACTGACATTGGTGCTTAGGTGGAGCTGAACTCAAAGAACTAGTACTACAGTTTAAGTTAGAAGTATTTTCTATTGCTCGACTTGGACCTCCATgtcctttttcttgtttggaTTTTCTTGTTGTTGACTTGGATTGTATCCCTTTGTTAGGCCAATTCTACTAACAGGAAGGccatctctctcttcatctAAGCACTTGCTTCTGGGAAACCCGGCAAATACTTCATGGTCGTTTAGAAACTTGAGCTTCGGATCTGTGAACTTTGTTTTATCCGAAGGAAGCCCAAGTTTGAGACACATGAGGTTGATCCTCCAAAGAAGGAGAAGTGGAAGAATAAGAAGAGGTTCAAGTtacagaagaagagagagaagcagaaaCGAAAGGCAGCCAACAAGAAGGATCCAAGGCGTGTTgggaagaagaggaagcaaaaatttgcaaatgcagAGGAAAAGATCAAGTACAAGCTTGAGAAGGTGAGCTGTCACAGTATCATCTACAAAGTTGGCTGATCCATACTGTTAGTCAATCAGTTAGAAGTACCTTGTCAATGGGACTGCTTATCTGGATTCAGACTTGTGATTAATCTACATTAACATGGTTTATGAGAATGAAAGCAACTCCTCTTATAATTTTGCTATAAATAATCTCCTCACTTCTTCAATCGTCGATGATAGAAGCAAAATCTATGTTCCACTTCGCATTTACATATAAGCCCCTTGTTTCTTCAATTGTGCTGCATAATTTTGTCACCAAACCTGTTAGGAACTTTTCTTCCATATATCTCTTTGTCATTGCCTTACTGCTTTGTTTGGGAGAGAAGGGAGGGGGAAGAAAATCAGATGTGGGTGtagaaaaattgacaaaaatcgaatttttctgGGAAGGgattgaaaggaaaatataagaTTTCTCCATCCACACTCATTGTCCTCCCCACTCTGTCTCCCAGACAAAGTGGAAATTCCACATAAGCTCTTGCATAGTGGGATTAACCTGACTGCTTTTCCCAGAATTTTCTTGGGCTACCATGGGCACATTTCACCTGCTTTTATTTGTCATTGTCCTATCTGAATGGATAGCACATCTCTCTTTCTGAGGATTCGTAAGAAAACGAAATCCAGTTATATTGTTCAGTATGATGGGTTTGCCAGGCACAAGTTCCCCACGATGATCTCTTCTGACCTACCTTGGTTTTTCTGTGAAAAGCAGTTTTTTAGTAAACCTTTTGGCTGCCTCATCAGGTCAATCTGTGTGTTTATCACTACCTCCAATACTTTGTTTAGCACGATGGGTTGGCATATGTTGTGCTTCAATTTGAGTCGCAGTGCACATGGTGTCTCCTCATTGATGTTTTGTGTTTCTCAACTCTTCTGAAGAGTatagatcaaaaaaaaaaaaaaaaaaactcttctgAAGAGTGATTCGTCATGGCAGCAGAAATGTTTCAGGCATGAATCCAGCCCAACTCTGGAAGTTGTTAGGATTCCACATAGTCGCAATTATATTTAATCCTTGTTTTGAGCTAATCTGGATTCCATAATCTTATAAGATGatagtttttctctctttgaatTGCAGGCTAGAATTAAGGAAACTTTGCTGATCGAGAAGCTCAAGAAGTATGAAGTTCCTAAAGTGCAGGGTCCTGTGGTCAAACCGGATAATCTAACTGGCGAGGAACggttttttctcaaaaagatgGGCCAAAAAAAGTCTAATTACGCGCCTGTTGGTAGAAGAGGAGTATTTGGAGGTGTCATCCTTAACATGCACATGCACTGGAAGAAACATGAAACTGTTAAGGTCATTTGCAAGCCCTGCAAGCCAGGCCAAGTTCATGATTATGCCCAGGAAATTGCCAGATTGAGTGGTGGGATTCCAATTCAGATCATCGGAGATGACACCATTATATTTTACAGGGGAAGAAACTACGTGCAGCCAGAAATCATGTCACCTATAGATACATTATCCAAGAAACGGGTATGTCGCCTGACTTTGATATTTCTCTTCGTTTAATATGTAAAGTTTCCACGGTATTAAGCATTGTCAACCCAACCATTAAGATGCTCTTGATGTGATTTAGATTATGAAATTGTACTGCCTGTATATCTTACATTTCCTTTTGACTTATACAGGCAATTGATGTAGATATGATAAACTCGTATATTGTCCCTTGTCTTTTTAACTATTGTGGCCCTCTTAATGCTGTTGTTTCCATCTTCATCACTATTTGCTAATTTGGCAGTTTTAGGTATTCCTTCGTTTTCACAAACGTTATTTAGGATTTATTTTGAAGTCGATATGAGAACTACTGATTCTTTCTAATCATTGTCCTACATCaatttggaggaaaatattcTAAAAGGCTCAACCCCAACTCTTGCTTAATTGTTTATTCCTATGAGCTGGAAAGCTCCCCTGCAGTTTGGTGTTGTTACGACATTGAAAATGATCAAACATATTATCGTCCATAATGTAATCCTTCTGCTGCAAGAAAAAGCAGGTGGTCTGCGGGCAGAGAGCAGCAGTTGTAATATTAATTGTTGATACAAAGTAAGAGCGAGTCACATGATTGAGAGAAACTAAAACATGATGGACATTTGAGATTTTAAACAATGTGAGAGGTCACAAGATTGATCACGCTACAGTTAAAAGTGAAGTTTCCGGAATATACCAGGGAAGTAGCCGATGGAATGATATGAGTTTCGAATGATTTTTAGTGATTTggcactttttattttttttgctacATACTAATCAAGGAATTCAAAAAGTAGTGTGGCTCTAGCGGCTAACCATACCGAAAACCCCATTCAAAGCTCATTATGTGAAGTAAAGGGTTTTACTGGGAACTTCTTGAATAGAGTTTTCTGAACTTGATTTAGATGTTTGTTTGTCATACTTTGCACAATACTTGGAAGCCTTATCATTTGCCATTCATACCAGTTAAATAACAGCAAGCGTACTTGCAAGCATTCTCGCTTCTATAAAAGTCAGGATGCTTGTTTGGTCTAGGGGAGTACCGAGAAGTTGCGTTTTGTATGTCTACTTATTTGTGGAATATCAGTAGTTGTCCCATCTGGTTTTCACTCCATTAAGAAAAAGCAGACGAGTCATTGCAGCATAGTATACGTTCTTATCTTATAAAACTATATCGAAGTACATGATTTTGGAGCCTATCCTAAGGGGTGCTAACTTCATCTTACATTTAAGCAATTGTTGCCTGGTAATATTGATTCTTTACTCTGGTGGTAACCAACTCCATGTCCTCTTGCAGGCTCTTGAAAAATCTAAGTATGAGCAGTCACTTGAGTCTGTGAGGCGCTTCATTGCCATTGCAGAGAAGGAACTCGAGCTTTACTACAGGCACACAGCACTCTATGGAGACCCAAATAGCAGGAATCCCATAGCAATCTTGGAAGGTCCGGTACAAGGTACAATGGGATCCAAGGAAGTTGAAAGCTTGGAGAAAGAAAGACAATGCGCGACAGACGACAGCCTTTCAAGAGATTACTCACCACTGGAAAGTGATTTTTCAGATCTATCTGAAACAGAATCGGAGGATGGTTCCGAAGATGACATGTCCATTGGTGAGTCAGATGCTGAATATGGCCACACTCATGATATCAGCAATGAAAGAGTAGGAAATTTTTCAGGCGTAGGAGGTCACCCTTCCCATGACTTGGTGCGGTCTTCGTCTGCAGATAGTTCGAAGTTTGGCAATCATGACAAGCTGATAGGAAAAACAGAGTGCATGAAATCATGATACTTGTGGATGTGTCTGATGCAGAAATCAAAAATATCGTTGCTATCTGGTTTGGTTGAGAGTTTTAAGCCTAGTGGGAGGCATAAGTAGAAACATAACCTCCTGCGTAGCCGAAGGGACGGACCATTTGCCAGATCCACCTATCATCGCAAGCATGACCACAAAAAAAGATTGTTAAAAAAGCATGAGccatcattaaaatattataaagttGATGTTTCCTCCCAAGAATTTGATTATTGGGTCGTGCATTTTCGtgcattttccccttttttttttggtagttcACGGGATGGTCGCCCCtccaacaagaaaaggaaaagaaaatggagagatttGATAGTATTGCAACTTGCAAATGCACCCTTTGGCTGAATGAATTACGAAAACCACTGTCTACAGGAAAAAAATGCACATTTCCTTTTCTGTCATCGAGATGCATATCACGTGAGGCACTCGAGAAAATTATAACTGGTATGTTTGAGGACACTAGAgattttctgttcattttttcgTCTAAAATAGTCCACTGATAGGCACTGGGAGTCAAAATGTCTATCGCGGGTGTTGTAGTGAGAGAAGCTAAATTAATCTTTGAAtgtcataaaagaaaagagtcAATACGTGAGAGGTGATTGAATCTAGCCACATAACAGTACCAAGCTTAGGAAAAAATATCCCGACAGTTCTCATTCCACCACGCAGAAAACATTGCAATGATCTTGcttctaatttctatttcaacTTTGCAACGGAGGCCGAATGTTTGACctggaaagagaaaataagtgAACACAAAAGACGAATTGCTCTGCCAGTGCCAGCCAAAAATTGGACGTCCTTGCTTCTAGGACACGTTGGAATTCCGCCAATCTCTCGACATTATTGGCTTCTCTATGTGCTTATACAGGCTAGAAGTCAAGGGACCCGCCCTTAGACGAAACAGAACAGCTCCCAGAAGTAGCATAGGACGTGCCACTTGAACCATCAACAGGAGCTTGATTCAAACATTCAAGCACCAGAAACTTGCGCTTTTGCAACTTTATGGAGAATGTTGCTGCCTCAAGAATGATAGGAACCTGAATGATGACTATGCATGTTACACGcttataaaaagagaaggaaggaaaTCAATGTGGCAACATGAACTAATTAAGTAGGTTTAGAGAATATATCCTTCTGAGTGTACACattataatttaacaaaaatttcgTCAGCGACAATCTACATGCCAGGAGTTGTTTGATACCTGTGTATTAATACGTGCTACTTTGTGTACACTAAGAAGTCCAATCATGTCTTGGTAGCCCGTGAGGAGTTTGGCCAAGTCTTTGTCCTCATCTGGAAAAGCATTTGTCAAAATAAGCATTCACTGACGAACATTGTTTCTTACACTCGCTTATAAGTTTGGTTTTAATTCCTCATTCtatcaacaaaaatcaattttactctTAAGTACTACAGTAAATTAAATCAGAAACGCCATACTGACAGAGGTGTTAtataaagaaaactaaaaacaTGGAGTGGTTGTCTGCAATCTGACGAATTTAGTTCGAGGCAAAGTTAATTGGATCGACAGTATAAAACTGAAATCCAAAATTTCGAAAGAAGTCAGGGAGTACAAGCGCCTTTTCTAATCTCCATCTTTGATTAAACTAAAACTAGCAGGAGAGGAGAGGCAAGAACATATGATAAACCTGGAATTGCTCTGACTGAGAGCAATGTGTCTGCCATATGCTGCAATCTTttagagaaagaaggagaaagtaGTGATGGTGGGAAGGACAGAATTACAACTGCATTCGAAGACCTAATCATGCTTCTCAGCGATCTTATGAATGAAAGAACATGCCATTCCTGGAAGAGAAACGTTGATAACAATAACATTAGACAGTGTCAAATAAAACAAGGCAAAGGCAGGACAGTTTCAGAATACAATATAAACAAATAGACCAAAGTTGTCCTCGGAATCTATCAAGGCCATCCTGAACAACTTCTAAATTCTGACTCACCTTGTCAAAATAGGTACATTGTGGGGCACAAAAAGATTGGATTGCAATGCGGCCAGCACCCGAAATGTTGCCATCAGTTCTGCAGAAAAAAGTTCAATAACCACAAGTATTCAAAGCTTTGGTAGAAGAAGATGCACTGACAAGGTAATTTTAAAGGTAAAAATGCTTCAAACAGTTCAATTCCAGTTTCCAGACACAGAATGCTAGAGATAGACTAAATGAACCAACTTTTAAGgatgaaacaaaaatcaattagcGTTGCTAAATAGAACCCACATACTGTTGGCCTGGAGAACAAAAGCATATACAAGAGTACTTGGAAACAAACCTGAAAAACTGTTTTAGAAATGTTGCACAACGATCATGAAGAGCAGCAAGATCTGAAGAATCTTGAGTGCTCATACACTCTACGCGCTGTCCACTGAGAAACTGCCTTTGCAAGGGCTTCCGCAGATCAAACTCATTGCAGAACTCGAACTTATTATCTGCATGGCTATAGCGTAATGAACTCTCAACCATCTATCTCCAGCTGATTAAGTTATTCTTCCTCAATGTAATCAAACAGCATCTTCATTTAACTTATCTGTCCTATAACAAAGATACAAGCTTTTGTAAATTCTAAATCAAAGGGCTCATGTAATTAGTCACCTATTGCCTATAGGCCCCATACCATAAGGAGTATCTTGCAATAGAATAATTAATGGCATCATGTTTCATTAGGTTCCACATAGCAGATTGCAAAGAAAGGCCCATTACCATGGTATGGAATTGATATCCATCACttgattttcataaatgaatCAAAATTATGTGAAGAAGCCATGATCCCAGGAGATCAAATCAAGAATCCAGAAATGGTCCATGCTTATTTCAAAGTAAGAGGTGAATCGCTATCTTACTCTAGTCCTGACCAATAATAGGATATGAGCAGcccaaaaatatgattttaccTCTTTGGCTATTTGAATTCGGctgattttctccaaaatacTTCTTGTACTGCCAAGCAATCCGCAAGCCTTTCTCCTGCAAATTATAGATAAAGTAGCTCAGCGAACAATTTCATTTCAATCCACGTCAGTTATGGAAGAGTAAGAAAGGGGGGGCACCTGTTCTGAATCACGGTCGAGCGGCTTATCATCTTTAGACGACACAGGACTAGGCAAAGTACCCAGAAACCCTCTCGGGTCTTTGGCAGGGCTCGCGTACAAAAGGGGTTGATTGAGAACGAGTCCTTGAGACATGAAATTCCTCAACAAGAGCATATGATGTGGCGCCTCCGGGTCTTCCATGACAACAACCAAACTCCCAAGAGGAAAGCCGCCTCCTAATATCTCTGAGAGTTTTGATCACAAGAGAAAGTTATCCACCATAAGGACACACTACAGCACTCTTAACGTAATATCGCCACTGCAGCATAAAAACTGGGAACTCACTGTCGAGGTCTGATATCCCAGAGGACAAAAAGAGAGTCCCGTTCGGCCCACTCTTCACCCCCGGCACCTGGGGCGCTGCTGTAGATGGTACGTTCCTCGAGAAACTGCTGGCCCTCGTCCTGGGTGTAGCCATGGCTGCTCAAAGGCTCCTACTTTAAGACACAGCAACGATCAGAATCATTCGTTCAAAGGAAGAGACCCAGACTCGGGTGCCCGGGGAATGAATCAAGCTTTATTCGCAAACCTTAAAAACACTAGAAAGGAAACATAAAGAGTGGGCATCGCGGTTCCAGAAAACATAAGTTTCCGGCAAacgggcatttcgtcgaacacctGGTGCGCCCAAGTAAGAGGGGTAAAAAATACGTACCTCGTCGTCAGCTTCTTGAGCTTGGGGCTACATGCATATCTGCAAGCACGCACGAAACGACGAGGTCGAGATCAAAGTTCTGCTCTTTCCAAGATGGAACTGAACCAATTCAACCGATCGAGCGCGCCGGAGAGGGAGAGGCGGGGTAGGGCTTGGTGGCAGGAGAGAACGAAGGAAGTGGGCTTGTGTTCTTGTGGGTGGGCCGATCGCCACGCgaagtttggatttttaattgtgACGGGCTTTTCAGTGAACTGGGCCACTAAGCCCATCACTCGTGGGCTTTGATGGCCCTTAGAGCGTCTTTAAAAGAAAGCGGACTCTGGCTGCATTTGAGTTAGATGGTGTTTGGAAAAAATCTTCTTGCAAAGGACTTcagctttatttttttccattttttattaacaaaacACATACCCTTCGCCAACTACTGCGAGGGCCCCACCAGCAAGCCAGCTCTACTATTGGGGACCATCGTCTGAGGTCACACAACCTCAAGTGGCCCTCAGCAACCCTCAGTGAGGGTTGTGTACCACAGGCAGCCCCTCATAAAGGTCGCCTGACTTCAATCAGTTCTCGCTGGCCTTTCGTAGTAAAAATGAGGGCAAAatgggaaaataagaaaatttggcGAGGgtaattttagaagaaaagaagtTACTTAACATTAGAAATAGCCTTCTGCAAATGTTTGAAGCTCAAGGCAAATGAGGACTTGCTTGAGCTTTTAGCTTTGCCAAGGTCGGCATTTGGCCAAAGGGGTCACAATTAAGTTTGTCAAATACCCCAGAAAGTGGAACTAAAAGCATATGATTCTAGCGCCTTCCATTATAATTGGTGATTATATGGTTAAAAAAGGATCTATTTGCATGATGAGCTTCAGGGTCGTCGATGGTTGGAGAAGTTTTTCGCACTCGCACATGCGTTGCAATTCACGGCTAACTTATGCGCGGATGCACTCCGCCAAGATGGGGGAAAAGCAAGTACACGGATGCCAGTAGAATTCTCGCAGGCCACACCTCTAATTAGGCATAATCTTAACGGCGGAACTTATGCCGCGTTTTGTTTGTTGTAATCGGGGTGGATAACACCCTTTGATCGGTTTTCTATTATCTTTGCTAATGCGCGTGACGTTTCACTAGAAAAATGAAACGCGATGTGCGCAGGTACCCGACCATGTTATCCAACTCACATAGGAGGATTCTCTTCTGGCAATGATGCTACCGAAAGTCGCCCTGCAATTACAAGAAAACTCGGGATTGTCGTGTGAAGTCGCTCATCATACCAAAGCCGGTTTGGGGGAGTAGCACTTTTGCTGAGGGGTGAGGGGCTTTAGGTTTCCTATATATTTTACTTGGAACATAGAATGTATTTATCAAAAcagattcttcattttttggaacctgaaacttACTCTGCATACCCTAAAACTTGAAACTTACTCAGTCACTAATCCATAGTCAGTTCCAAAGTTTATCCAAGTTttatctatattattatttgaacaattacaattcactaaccataatttatatctaaacacaCGAAAAATAAGAAtgttaataaagtaaaaatcttagttATAAAATGGAAACTCGGATTAGTGCtttcaaattatacatttatcACCTAACGGTGGGATATTAGAGGATCGTACGGAAACATggaccaagaaaaatattagaacttGTTTGAGATTCTAAATTCCTTTAATTAAGAACGTAGAATCTACCCATTGAAAtaagtttctcattttttggaatttggaacctaCCTTACATATGTTGAAATTTGAGACTTATAAGTTCTCACCGGTGGTTCTTAAGTTTTAAGTTCTACCTTGAAACCATATTCATCCTTACTTATGCCGCCGGTCACAGTGGTCATCGTCCGTTGCAGTGTTCACGCCCTTTCATTTAGAGACGAAATTGGAAAAATGGAGAGAGTTAACCCCTGCACAgctgattttgttgatttttaaaCCCAGATTTACTTCAATAATCTCTAATTAGGCCGTGTGACTAATATAATAATGTTGTCGTAAAACTGTGCGACCCCAACAAACACATTTcaagtgggagagagagagagagagagagagagagagagagagagagagagaggttggtGTTGTTGTATTGTAATGGCACCT
This region of Eucalyptus grandis isolate ANBG69807.140 chromosome 8, ASM1654582v1, whole genome shotgun sequence genomic DNA includes:
- the LOC120286634 gene encoding protein FAR1-RELATED SEQUENCE 5-like isoform X1, with the protein product MDMVGDFGRDGTVSSVGAESSSQAVDENEVGVSAVEGEYEQVVEVKMNDDPLDRDDILDTMPPVSMPSADDEPYVGQEFDSEAAAHGFYNTYATRVGFIIRVSKLSRSRRDGSAIGRAFVCNKEGYRMPDKREKIVRQRAETRVGCRAMILVRKMNTGKWVVTKFVKEHTHTLSPGKGRRDCIYDQYPNEHDKIRELSQQLAIEKKRAATYKRHLELIFEHIENHNESLARKIQHIVDNVKEIESREQQS
- the LOC104434295 gene encoding elongator complex protein 4; this translates as MATPRTRASSFSRNVPSTAAPQVPGVKSGPNGTLFLSSGISDLDKILGGGFPLGSLVVVMEDPEAPHHMLLLRNFMSQGLVLNQPLLYASPAKDPRGFLGTLPSPVSSKDDKPLDRDSEQEKGLRIAWQYKKYFGENQPNSNSQRDNKFEFCNEFDLRKPLQRQFLSGQRVECMSTQDSSDLAALHDRCATFLKQFFRTDGNISGAGRIAIQSFCAPQCTYFDKEWHVLSFIRSLRSMIRSSNAVVILSFPPSLLSPSFSKRLQHMADTLLSVRAIPDEDKDLAKLLTGYQDMIGLLSVHKVARINTQVPIILEAATFSIKLQKRKFLVLECLNQAPVDGSSGTSYATSGSCSVSSKGGSLDF
- the LOC120286634 gene encoding protein FAR1-RELATED SEQUENCE 5-like isoform X2 — translated: MDMVGDFGRDGTVSSVGAESSSQAVDENEVGVSAVEGEYEQVVEVKMNDDPLDRDDILDTMPPVSMPSADDEPYVGQEFDSEAAAHGFYNTYATRVGFIIRVSKLSRSRRDGSAIGRAFVCNKEGYRMPDKREKIVRQRAETRVGCRAMILVRKMNTGKWVVTKFVKEHTHTLSPGKGRRDCIYDQYPTSHC